Proteins encoded together in one Leptospira meyeri window:
- a CDS encoding 7TM diverse intracellular signaling domain-containing protein — MLFLFLMITITSCVTESIENKNVTNHFEFYLDSSKEIPFTQILKTETWFQISNTQLSFNFTNDVIWLRGKTNDLQFAKGRILSLDWKALDSAILYYPVNQKEYQTFETGDMIPKSKWTIPDALFPSFQIPNKKFGDYLYIRIQSKSLISFPIRSMDERAFNKRNILETAIIWMILGICAVMFVFALFYFFAFGLSEFFFYAGYVVCTVLWYNGQYGNAYDVLWPESPWWQNKAILVFSTLGIPFSFQFVRMFLNTKVNNPTIDKILLFMGIIAMFCIPAILTSYTTKIFSRIATYIYLISIPLILGTALRNYFKGEKRILFFLISWGSYFIVSYNTMFYFLGILPYSTPLLYSAVFIFPIDLFFLLFNLLQKYETLEGERNEILHRILTLNIDSNQNKRYLKSKLNSINTEETLAKLEFWMRESKPYLDEKLDLEIASMAIGLTVQQTSELLNSKLGVSFRSYLNSFRITEAKKILKENPETSILSVAYTTGFGSKTAFNVEFKKSTGMSPLQYRQLGETNN, encoded by the coding sequence ATGCTTTTTCTATTTTTGATGATCACAATAACTTCCTGTGTAACCGAAAGCATTGAGAACAAAAATGTAACCAATCATTTTGAATTCTACCTAGACTCAAGTAAAGAAATTCCATTCACCCAAATCCTAAAAACTGAAACTTGGTTCCAAATATCTAATACTCAACTTTCCTTTAATTTTACTAATGATGTTATTTGGCTTCGAGGAAAAACAAATGATCTTCAGTTTGCAAAAGGAAGGATTCTTTCTTTAGATTGGAAAGCCCTAGACTCTGCCATTCTTTATTACCCAGTAAATCAAAAGGAATACCAAACATTTGAAACAGGAGATATGATTCCTAAGTCAAAGTGGACAATTCCAGATGCACTTTTCCCTAGTTTTCAGATTCCAAACAAAAAATTTGGAGATTATTTATACATACGAATCCAGTCAAAGTCATTAATTTCTTTTCCTATTCGATCGATGGACGAGAGAGCATTTAACAAACGAAATATTTTAGAAACAGCGATCATCTGGATGATCTTAGGTATTTGTGCAGTAATGTTCGTATTTGCTTTATTCTATTTTTTTGCTTTTGGATTAAGCGAGTTCTTCTTTTATGCAGGATATGTAGTCTGCACTGTACTCTGGTACAATGGACAATATGGAAATGCTTATGATGTATTATGGCCAGAATCTCCCTGGTGGCAAAACAAAGCCATACTAGTATTTTCTACTCTTGGCATCCCTTTTTCTTTTCAATTTGTGAGAATGTTTTTAAATACAAAAGTAAACAATCCAACGATTGATAAGATTTTACTGTTCATGGGAATCATTGCAATGTTTTGTATCCCAGCAATTCTAACCTCTTATACAACAAAAATTTTTTCAAGGATCGCTACCTATATTTATTTAATCTCCATACCCCTAATACTTGGAACTGCCTTACGAAATTATTTCAAAGGAGAAAAACGAATCCTTTTCTTTCTGATCAGTTGGGGATCTTATTTTATTGTAAGTTACAATACGATGTTTTACTTTTTGGGGATCCTGCCGTATTCAACTCCCCTTCTCTATTCTGCTGTATTTATTTTTCCCATCGATTTATTTTTTCTATTATTCAATCTTTTACAAAAATATGAAACACTAGAAGGGGAACGAAATGAAATCCTCCATCGAATCCTTACATTAAATATTGATTCAAATCAAAACAAACGTTATTTGAAATCTAAGTTAAACTCCATCAATACAGAAGAAACACTTGCAAAACTAGAATTTTGGATGCGAGAATCAAAACCATATCTAGATGAAAAACTCGACTTAGAAATTGCATCAATGGCCATTGGGCTAACAGTCCAACAAACTTCTGAACTACTCAACTCCAAGTTAGGTGTTAGTTTCAGAAGTTACCTCAATTCTTTTCGAATTACAGAAGCAAAAAAAATATTAAAAGAAAACCCTGAAACTTCTATACTTTCAGTCGCTTATACTACCGGATTTGGTTCGAAAACGGCTTTCAATGTTGAATTTAAAAAATCAACTGGTATGAGTCCTTTGCAATACAGACAATTAGGTGAAACTAACAATTGA
- a CDS encoding LamG-like jellyroll fold domain-containing protein, which produces MKRLTLPLVFFFLSSCGLPSLVRNPLEFLTFLKFFSGPQFTGHNIGGVVSGLLPGTSVTVTNNQESVTVATDGNFTFPTKLSSGQNYNVSFVTNGAGLTCSIANAQGVVQSSDITNISITCGLGANFYEVGVNVSGLSGSITVQNNGAETLNIGTNGLTKFTTLIATGSNYAVTLTAVPMGTVCSFDDPTLTVGTMAAANVTIFITCVNGYIVGGNIHPAANSDLGTSLIGRQTFLKTIAGSFPMNAGGGGAITGGAVATASPTAARFNGPKMITTDGNFIYVADTMNAVIRKIDKSSGTTTILAGGNTGGGTVCPGTVTTNCQDGVGTAAQFNAITGLTTDGNNLFVLEASGNRIRKVNLATGVVSTFAGSGSVGSTDHTSGILASFNDPSWISLYNGNLYIVDRSNCTIRVVNPVTTSVSTLAGGATLCNFTNSPIGTNARFVSPIAVIGLGGYLYVTDIGVGGGQKVRRIALTGTNAVDTIAGDGVQASTDGIGTAAQFNDPHGLTTDGTNLFISEWSGHKIRHLNLTTNKVTTLVGSVSGYSDNTGGNGLLNFPGFLLSDGLKVYIADTGNHSLRSIEPSEVLRYTFDGNANDSIGINNGLVMGAPTLSPDENALVSGAYELHGGGDFIQSTSSITPQISDNLTISAWVFPAGGGGSQFIFYNGQGGTDGFGLLIDTMGTSRRLSVSLGAVGPSGNTTAALPLNQWSHVVLQRSYPNWKIYINGLLDPLVFTTNPNPPSGTFKVGDAGNGFYFKGKVSDVRFFKGAIDDESIRRMAVQMPAGLITYFPFNGNAKDYGTGQNDLTISGATATTDRNGNPNGAYRFNGASYMQKLSPNGLPAGSNPRTICAWFNKSSSLGEYIVGYGSFTNSQGNGLVVSDTVTGMFGVSNDVTIFHEGFRNQWMHLCGTYNSPNVDVYENGVIRVSEAKTWFTILGPSLEVGRRLDGLANFTGDIDEIRIYDRVLSISEIRTLSGAYPTQVSSWNQTPASSSLKLFLIPEAASFGPGICSGGSNCIGIVDDRSGNGLHVSQGIGTQQPVFNATGINGSKGLRFFDATGTFLSRACAPELNSTANSIFAVFNDMNGSGSDGIFHNGLGGKLFYLPDGGGGKLVSLFDPPANTARLIANSSFYSPNTTTLVSLDYNGTSGNLFNGGTLTSSSSSGPPTYNCLSGNLDIGRYYWSGFPPLDGDYLDGFMGDLIYFDQVLTASDREIVECYLSNKYSLPVSHSCH; this is translated from the coding sequence ATGAAGAGATTGACACTGCCTCTGGTATTTTTTTTCCTCTCTTCCTGCGGTTTGCCTTCGCTTGTCAGAAATCCTCTAGAATTTCTAACCTTCCTTAAGTTTTTCTCAGGCCCACAATTTACGGGACATAACATTGGTGGCGTTGTCTCAGGCCTCCTTCCCGGAACATCAGTAACTGTAACAAACAACCAAGAATCGGTTACGGTTGCCACTGATGGAAATTTTACATTTCCGACAAAACTCAGTTCAGGCCAAAATTATAATGTCAGTTTTGTTACCAATGGTGCCGGACTCACATGTTCCATTGCCAATGCCCAGGGTGTAGTTCAAAGTAGCGATATAACAAACATTAGTATCACTTGTGGACTTGGTGCCAACTTTTATGAAGTAGGTGTAAATGTTTCAGGACTCAGTGGCTCTATTACCGTCCAAAATAACGGAGCAGAAACTTTAAACATCGGAACGAACGGACTTACAAAATTTACAACCCTCATTGCCACTGGATCCAATTATGCGGTGACCTTGACAGCAGTGCCTATGGGAACAGTTTGTTCGTTTGATGATCCCACACTTACTGTAGGGACAATGGCAGCTGCAAATGTTACTATATTTATCACATGTGTTAATGGATATATCGTAGGTGGAAACATCCACCCTGCAGCCAATTCGGATCTCGGGACAAGCCTAATCGGAAGGCAAACATTCCTTAAAACAATAGCAGGTTCTTTTCCAATGAATGCTGGTGGAGGCGGTGCCATCACGGGTGGAGCAGTTGCCACTGCTAGCCCAACAGCTGCTCGTTTTAATGGCCCCAAAATGATCACCACTGATGGAAATTTTATTTATGTTGCGGACACAATGAACGCTGTCATTAGAAAGATTGATAAATCCAGTGGAACTACAACGATCCTTGCTGGTGGCAATACTGGAGGGGGAACTGTATGTCCAGGTACTGTCACTACTAATTGCCAAGACGGTGTCGGAACTGCAGCTCAGTTTAATGCAATTACAGGTCTCACAACAGATGGTAACAATTTATTTGTTTTAGAAGCAAGTGGGAACCGAATTCGAAAAGTAAATTTAGCAACTGGCGTTGTTTCCACTTTCGCAGGATCAGGAAGTGTAGGTTCGACCGATCATACCTCTGGAATTTTAGCCTCTTTCAATGATCCTTCTTGGATTTCGCTGTATAATGGAAATCTATATATCGTTGATCGTTCCAATTGTACCATTCGGGTAGTCAACCCAGTCACAACGTCCGTTAGCACTCTTGCAGGTGGTGCCACGTTATGCAATTTTACAAACAGTCCCATAGGAACCAATGCTCGCTTTGTGTCACCAATTGCAGTGATCGGACTTGGAGGATACCTCTATGTTACCGATATTGGTGTTGGAGGCGGACAGAAAGTTCGCAGGATCGCCCTTACTGGAACAAACGCTGTCGATACAATTGCCGGAGATGGAGTGCAAGCTTCCACAGATGGAATTGGAACCGCGGCCCAGTTTAATGATCCTCATGGACTCACCACAGATGGAACCAATCTATTTATCTCAGAATGGTCCGGACATAAAATCAGACATTTAAACCTAACTACAAATAAAGTCACTACCCTTGTCGGCAGTGTCTCTGGTTATTCTGATAATACTGGTGGAAACGGACTTTTGAATTTTCCTGGATTTCTTTTGTCTGATGGCCTGAAAGTTTATATTGCAGATACTGGAAACCATTCTCTCCGAAGTATAGAACCATCAGAAGTTTTACGATATACATTCGATGGAAACGCCAACGACTCGATTGGGATTAACAATGGCTTAGTGATGGGTGCCCCCACTCTTTCACCGGATGAAAATGCTCTCGTTTCTGGAGCATACGAACTGCATGGGGGTGGTGACTTCATTCAATCCACATCCAGTATCACACCTCAGATTTCAGATAACCTCACTATCTCTGCCTGGGTTTTTCCTGCTGGGGGAGGAGGTTCTCAATTTATCTTTTACAATGGACAAGGTGGAACCGATGGATTTGGCCTCTTGATTGATACGATGGGTACATCGAGAAGATTGTCTGTCTCACTAGGTGCTGTTGGACCAAGTGGTAATACAACGGCGGCATTACCACTAAACCAATGGTCCCATGTGGTACTCCAGCGTTCCTATCCAAACTGGAAAATCTACATCAATGGGTTACTAGATCCGTTGGTTTTTACGACAAACCCAAATCCTCCCTCAGGCACATTCAAAGTGGGCGATGCAGGGAATGGTTTTTATTTCAAAGGGAAAGTATCTGATGTTCGTTTTTTTAAAGGAGCCATCGATGATGAGTCAATAAGACGAATGGCTGTTCAAATGCCCGCAGGACTTATCACCTATTTCCCGTTCAACGGAAATGCAAAAGACTATGGCACAGGACAAAATGATTTAACAATCAGTGGTGCCACTGCCACCACTGATCGCAATGGGAACCCAAACGGAGCTTACAGATTTAATGGGGCTTCCTATATGCAAAAATTAAGCCCCAATGGTTTACCGGCAGGGTCTAACCCAAGAACCATTTGTGCCTGGTTTAATAAATCGAGTTCGCTCGGCGAATATATTGTGGGATATGGTTCCTTTACAAATTCACAAGGAAACGGGCTTGTTGTTTCTGATACCGTTACAGGTATGTTTGGTGTTTCAAACGATGTAACAATCTTCCACGAAGGTTTTCGGAACCAATGGATGCACCTTTGCGGAACTTATAATTCCCCAAATGTTGACGTTTATGAGAATGGAGTGATCCGAGTTTCGGAAGCAAAAACCTGGTTTACTATCCTTGGACCTAGCCTGGAAGTGGGAAGACGTCTCGATGGACTTGCCAACTTTACCGGAGATATTGATGAAATTAGAATCTATGATCGTGTTCTCAGTATTTCGGAAATCAGAACTCTCTCTGGTGCTTATCCGACTCAAGTGAGTAGCTGGAACCAAACTCCTGCTAGTAGTAGCTTGAAGTTATTTCTCATACCTGAAGCGGCTTCCTTTGGACCAGGAATTTGTAGTGGAGGATCCAATTGTATAGGGATTGTGGATGACCGAAGTGGAAATGGTCTTCATGTGAGCCAAGGCATTGGAACCCAACAGCCTGTTTTTAATGCCACTGGCATCAATGGATCGAAGGGTCTACGTTTTTTTGATGCAACAGGAACATTTTTATCTAGAGCATGTGCTCCTGAATTAAACTCCACCGCAAACTCAATCTTTGCTGTGTTTAATGATATGAATGGTTCAGGAAGTGATGGAATTTTTCATAACGGATTAGGTGGTAAGTTATTCTATTTGCCTGATGGTGGAGGAGGGAAACTTGTCAGTTTGTTTGATCCGCCAGCCAATACGGCAAGGTTAATTGCCAATTCTTCTTTTTATTCCCCCAACACAACAACTCTCGTGTCTCTTGACTACAATGGAACATCAGGAAATCTATTCAATGGCGGAACTTTAACCAGTTCTTCTAGCTCTGGCCCACCTACATACAACTGTCTTAGTGGAAACCTTGATATCGGTAGGTATTATTGGAGTGGTTTTCCCCCGTTAGACGGTGATTATTTAGATGGATTTATGGGTGATTTGATCTATTTCGATCAAGTCCTTACTGCAAGCGATAGAGAAATAGTAGAGTGTTATCTTTCCAATAAATACAGCCTGCCAGTAAGTCATTCCTGTCACTAA
- a CDS encoding sensor histidine kinase, with amino-acid sequence MKKILSIGLFFLCSTCTPLSQNADNPVAIRGEIDLRYWDFHKTIPLSGEWKFDWGQLSTPNHLTLNTQKNIKANQQTTPNTKNFQQIGERWKEKFKGTGYATYQIKVLLPEIAKKNIYALRFFQTGGAAMSVYTNGELGLELGKVGTSKETMSPTRSSGILILTHPNPETEILVHVSNFFHDDGAFWYPPTLGLYQNTSIQMFHEVIRDSLLTGALLFMAFYHFVVFLFRRDRSLVLHFGLYSFIIALHSISLNGDSLYFLFPEVPYRLAFALSLIFYLAMPFYLLFLTKRFPDHFSKFITNFFVLSCTALYLFVLITPSELGSQTTFYGLFLTILGLFYSIVCIIYAVFQKKEMAIPFLLIQVILFLSAINDTLYLYGIFNYFLILKYSYLSTVLLQSLVLASYFTKSFIKNETLGKELASLNESLEKTVILRTKEYKEAKQIAEEANQWKDKLISLVAHDLRSPLSTIYSALTMVTDKNSTEEEKTHISKQVFVILENTMATVENLLNLNRFRLDQGQIHLHLSEIQLTEIIKPLADSFAFELKKKSLELEIEIPETTTVYADTSLLLEILRNLIANAIKFSHPNGWIKVSINHQQMFTEICIEDNGKGIPVERQKDLFSKPMTSLGTMGEKGFGIGLKLCFELMRLHGGSIHFQSEEGKGSKFTLEFPKKP; translated from the coding sequence ATGAAAAAGATACTTTCGATTGGGTTGTTTTTTCTTTGTTCTACGTGTACACCTCTCTCACAAAATGCGGATAACCCGGTAGCGATCCGAGGTGAAATTGACCTTCGGTATTGGGATTTTCATAAGACCATCCCTCTTTCTGGAGAATGGAAATTTGATTGGGGACAACTTAGTACCCCGAACCATCTTACACTCAATACACAGAAAAATATAAAGGCGAATCAACAAACCACACCAAATACAAAAAATTTCCAACAGATTGGAGAACGTTGGAAGGAAAAATTCAAAGGAACTGGTTATGCCACGTACCAAATAAAAGTTTTACTCCCAGAAATAGCAAAAAAAAACATTTATGCATTACGATTTTTCCAAACTGGCGGGGCAGCAATGTCCGTTTACACCAATGGAGAATTAGGATTAGAACTGGGTAAAGTTGGAACCTCCAAAGAAACGATGTCCCCCACGCGCAGTTCCGGGATTCTAATCCTTACCCATCCAAACCCAGAAACAGAAATACTGGTTCATGTTTCAAATTTTTTCCATGATGATGGAGCATTTTGGTATCCCCCAACATTAGGACTTTACCAAAACACCAGCATACAAATGTTTCATGAAGTCATTAGAGACTCTCTTTTGACCGGTGCTTTGTTATTTATGGCGTTCTATCATTTCGTAGTTTTTTTATTTCGAAGAGATCGATCTTTAGTTCTGCATTTTGGATTGTATAGTTTTATAATTGCCCTACATTCCATTTCTTTGAATGGTGATTCACTCTATTTTTTATTCCCAGAAGTTCCTTACAGACTCGCATTTGCACTTTCGTTGATTTTCTATTTAGCAATGCCTTTTTATCTTTTATTTTTAACTAAACGTTTCCCCGATCATTTCTCAAAATTCATCACGAACTTCTTTGTTTTATCTTGTACAGCTCTATATCTATTTGTTTTAATCACTCCTTCAGAATTAGGTTCACAAACAACATTTTATGGGTTATTCCTTACGATACTTGGTTTATTTTATTCCATCGTTTGTATCATTTATGCCGTTTTCCAGAAAAAAGAAATGGCCATACCATTTCTACTCATCCAGGTTATATTATTTTTAAGTGCGATCAATGACACACTATATCTCTATGGAATTTTCAACTATTTCTTGATTCTTAAATACTCATACTTGTCCACTGTCCTTCTCCAATCTTTGGTTTTAGCTTCTTACTTTACAAAATCATTTATCAAAAATGAAACATTGGGAAAAGAATTAGCCTCTCTCAATGAATCATTAGAAAAGACAGTCATTCTACGCACCAAGGAATATAAGGAAGCAAAACAGATAGCCGAAGAAGCCAATCAGTGGAAAGATAAATTGATCTCTCTTGTTGCACACGACCTTAGGTCACCATTAAGCACAATTTACTCTGCGCTAACAATGGTTACAGACAAAAACTCAACCGAAGAAGAAAAAACCCATATTTCAAAACAAGTTTTTGTTATTTTAGAAAATACTATGGCGACAGTAGAAAACCTTCTGAATCTGAACAGATTTCGATTGGACCAAGGCCAAATCCATTTGCATTTATCTGAGATTCAGTTGACCGAGATAATCAAACCTTTGGCAGATTCCTTTGCTTTTGAATTGAAAAAGAAGTCGTTAGAGTTAGAAATAGAGATTCCCGAAACAACGACTGTTTATGCTGACACTTCCCTTCTCCTTGAAATTCTTCGTAATTTGATAGCGAATGCGATTAAATTTAGTCATCCGAATGGATGGATCAAAGTAAGTATCAATCATCAGCAAATGTTCACAGAAATTTGTATTGAAGACAATGGCAAAGGTATACCAGTCGAACGACAAAAAGATTTGTTTTCAAAGCCCATGACATCTCTTGGTACAATGGGAGAAAAAGGGTTTGGGATTGGGCTTAAACTTTGTTTTGAATTAATGCGCCTTCATGGGGGGAGCATCCATTTCCAATCAGAGGAAGGAAAAGGAAGCAAATTTACATTAGAGTTTCCAAAAAAACCTTAG
- a CDS encoding RNA recognition motif domain-containing protein translates to MSVNIYVGNLSYEMTENKLNELFSAHGAVSSAKIITDQYTGGSKGFGFIEMKERREADNAINDLNGKNILNREMKVNIAKPKTNNWN, encoded by the coding sequence ATGTCAGTTAATATATATGTAGGCAACCTTTCTTACGAAATGACGGAAAACAAGTTAAACGAACTTTTTTCAGCACACGGCGCAGTATCTTCTGCTAAAATCATTACCGACCAGTACACCGGTGGATCAAAAGGTTTCGGATTTATCGAAATGAAAGAACGTAGAGAAGCAGATAATGCAATCAACGACTTAAACGGTAAGAACATTCTGAACCGTGAAATGAAAGTGAATATTGCAAAACCAAAAACCAACAACTGGAACTAA
- a CDS encoding WG repeat-containing protein: MKQIFIFLLFVFPLLAKSNRPVAFEENGLYGYQNKAGKVIIKPQYQHAMDFTKELVGFVVSENRWLCINTQNKILLEVFPYDNGPDYYSENLARFVENRKFGFFNPQCKKQIPATYDFVFPFENGLSIVCNNCESKSDGEHSRIVGGKYGAINKKGNVIIPILYDSIDSVDFKKKTANVTTNQTKTKIKFQ; the protein is encoded by the coding sequence ATGAAACAAATCTTTATTTTCCTCCTATTCGTGTTTCCACTCTTGGCAAAGTCCAATCGTCCCGTTGCATTTGAAGAAAACGGACTCTACGGTTATCAAAATAAAGCAGGCAAAGTAATCATTAAACCGCAATACCAACATGCAATGGATTTCACCAAAGAATTGGTCGGATTTGTTGTGAGCGAAAACCGATGGTTATGTATCAATACCCAAAACAAAATCCTTCTAGAAGTATTTCCTTATGATAATGGTCCAGACTATTATTCAGAAAATTTGGCTCGATTTGTTGAAAACAGAAAATTTGGTTTTTTCAATCCTCAATGTAAAAAACAAATCCCTGCTACCTATGATTTTGTTTTCCCTTTCGAGAATGGACTTTCCATTGTCTGTAACAATTGCGAATCAAAATCAGATGGAGAACATAGCAGAATCGTCGGAGGGAAGTATGGTGCCATTAATAAAAAAGGGAACGTTATCATTCCCATTTTATATGATTCAATAGACTCAGTTGATTTCAAAAAGAAAACAGCAAACGTAACAACGAACCAAACGAAAACTAAGATTAAGTTTCAGTAG
- a CDS encoding DUF4386 domain-containing protein, with product MKKETTQWNRYVGIIFITIPFLVQIPYTILIVNFQYPDILRKSTETILTEFHKGGSSVVWTWWFFGISGLPLIFGYLHLYQISKSNHPLFSLAAVIFGIVSLFFQLIGLLRWVFVVPILTNLYFDPLSTDLVKAAVLVNFQAIHHLFGVLIGEHLGQLFTIFWMLMVSIMIWKDHLLPSWLAVFGMISSLVYFLAQWELFAIVIPNLKEIPFAGLLGSLCWLFWMVFLGIQILKKSFVSDKYGIKEH from the coding sequence ATGAAAAAAGAAACAACTCAATGGAATCGTTATGTGGGAATCATATTTATTACGATTCCCTTTCTCGTCCAAATACCTTATACGATCTTAATCGTGAACTTTCAATATCCTGATATTTTAAGGAAATCGACGGAAACAATTTTAACGGAATTTCACAAAGGTGGTTCTTCCGTTGTCTGGACTTGGTGGTTTTTTGGAATTTCGGGTCTTCCACTTATTTTTGGTTATCTTCATTTGTATCAAATCTCAAAAAGTAATCATCCGCTTTTTTCTTTAGCAGCTGTTATATTTGGAATTGTTTCTTTGTTTTTTCAACTAATCGGACTTTTACGATGGGTTTTTGTTGTACCAATCCTAACAAATTTATATTTTGATCCACTTAGTACTGATTTAGTGAAAGCAGCCGTTTTAGTAAATTTCCAAGCCATTCATCATTTGTTTGGAGTTTTGATTGGCGAACATCTAGGGCAACTCTTTACTATTTTTTGGATGTTGATGGTCTCAATTATGATTTGGAAAGATCATCTTCTCCCAAGTTGGCTTGCTGTTTTTGGAATGATTTCTTCCCTAGTTTATTTTTTGGCCCAATGGGAATTGTTTGCCATTGTGATTCCAAATTTAAAAGAAATTCCATTTGCTGGTCTTTTGGGAAGTTTATGTTGGTTGTTTTGGATGGTTTTTCTCGGTATCCAGATCTTAAAGAAAAGTTTTGTGAGCGATAAATATGGTATAAAAGAACATTAA
- a CDS encoding LamG-like jellyroll fold domain-containing protein, translating to MKSRICCDNHALGEIYKLIFVLFFFSFSAFDCNPSDLSNAGDVYSREFKETQILACILKGKDCIPCTGTTSLSYPQNTYLLGQNFPVFIKTNLCSQIISCKVSPALPTGLTIQNETCEISGSPTTISSYTDYLVTATTSNGETSTTLRIGVEMGSLVHLKFTNGSFENSGIQPLTLTAGSSLTFTTGYEGDPNGAIHFNTTDISSQIGGDSMLPSVISPRTICIWLKPDALLGTGVQELIFSYGTLFNNACGFGLQNTAGVTGLLFYSAKQTFAPPAGIWTHICISFDGTNSSYYTNGSFLGSQTNVSPASTILQRITFGSWGGGYYYHGGIDGFRVFGSALSATAVSQVYQGLPVLGP from the coding sequence ATGAAAAGTAGAATCTGTTGCGATAACCATGCACTTGGCGAAATATATAAATTAATTTTTGTTTTGTTCTTTTTTTCGTTTTCTGCCTTTGATTGTAACCCTTCCGATTTGAGCAATGCTGGGGACGTATACAGTCGTGAATTTAAGGAAACTCAAATACTCGCATGTATTTTAAAAGGTAAGGATTGTATCCCCTGTACCGGGACTACTTCCTTGTCGTATCCGCAAAACACTTACCTTTTGGGACAAAATTTCCCAGTTTTCATTAAAACAAATCTATGCAGTCAAATTATCTCTTGTAAGGTTTCACCGGCATTACCGACAGGACTAACGATACAAAATGAAACTTGTGAAATCAGTGGTTCACCAACGACTATTTCAAGTTATACGGATTACTTGGTCACTGCGACAACAAGTAATGGAGAGACAAGTACAACCTTGCGAATTGGTGTTGAAATGGGATCACTTGTCCATTTAAAATTTACGAATGGATCCTTTGAGAATTCAGGCATCCAACCATTAACACTAACAGCAGGTTCATCTCTGACTTTCACTACTGGATATGAAGGTGATCCAAATGGGGCAATACATTTCAATACAACAGATATTAGTTCCCAAATAGGGGGAGATAGTATGCTGCCAAGTGTGATATCGCCTAGAACCATTTGTATATGGCTCAAGCCAGATGCACTTCTTGGGACTGGTGTTCAGGAATTAATTTTTTCTTATGGCACACTTTTTAATAATGCTTGTGGGTTTGGATTACAAAATACAGCGGGCGTAACAGGGTTACTTTTCTATAGCGCTAAGCAAACCTTTGCTCCGCCTGCAGGAATTTGGACGCATATTTGTATTTCTTTCGATGGAACGAATTCCTCTTACTACACAAATGGAAGCTTTTTAGGATCACAAACGAATGTTAGTCCGGCAAGCACTATATTACAAAGAATTACATTCGGAAGTTGGGGAGGTGGGTATTATTACCACGGTGGCATTGATGGATTTCGTGTCTTTGGCTCTGCCCTCAGTGCAACGGCAGTCAGTCAGGTTTACCAAGGTTTGCCCGTGTTAGGCCCATAA